Proteins found in one Kwoniella bestiolae CBS 10118 chromosome 1, complete sequence genomic segment:
- a CDS encoding phosphatidylserine decarboxylase → MANAGTTTILPEQLGKPLEESLDHLVENSNTVSWGEGKDVLAPSEQRAQDDAQSDAVHSHGAKSRKWIKKFFPSEETLDKLFAMEHMGNFVIDRTTGKKIFETMPIYVRVGMHLLFVSGCSYMSYSSVEKLLENQSIKQGKIYDQTGPEVKEHIESFIKTYDLPLEELLVKDLDQYPTFNSFFSRRLVPTARPITSPSDPSIVISPADCRMTVFNTVDQAKQLWIKGKQFTLPSLLTGDDDTETRFKEVQNDSTAAVSVARLAPQDYHRFHSPVEGVVGDIKDIHAVNPQAINEDLNVFTLNKRSVMLIHANFGPGRESVPIAFVAIGAMLVGSIGWSKKPGDKVLKGEELGWFQYGGSTTITVFPSKSGVAFDDDLVKNSENGMETLVRVGMEMGKVKQ, encoded by the exons ATGGCAAACGCAGGAACAACCACAATCCTACCTGAACAACTGGGTAAACCCCTCGAGGAGTCTTTGGACCACTTGGTAGAGAACTCCAATACAGTCTCGTGGGGTGAGGGGAAAGATGTACTTGCTC CAAGTGAACAGAGGGCTCAGGACGACGCTCAGTCCGATGCTGTCCATTCACACGGTGCCAAATCGAGGAAATGGATCAAGAAGTTCTTTCCTTCAGAGGAGACTTTGGATAAG CTATTCGCAATGGAACATATGG GCAACTTTGTGATCGATCGAACGACTGGGAAGAAAATATTCGAGACTATGCCTATTT ACGTCAGAGTAGGAATGCACCTCCTCTTCGTATCAGGT TGTAGTTATATGTCGTACTCCTCAGTAGAGAAATTACTAGAGAACCAATCTATCAAGC AGGGCAAGATATACGACCAAACAGGTCCAGAGGTGAAAGAACATATCGAATCATTCATCAAGACATATGATCTACCATTGGAAGAATTGTTAGTGAAAGATCTAGATCAGTATCCT ACGTTCAACTCGTTCTTTTCGCGGAGACTGGTTCCCACCGCTAGACCTATTACTTCGCCAAGCGATCCTAGCATAGTTATCAGTCCGGCGGATTGTAGAATGACGGTGTTCAATACTGTTGATCAGGCCAAACAGCTGTG GATCAAGGGAAAACAGTTTACTCTGCCATCTCTCCTGACAGGCGATGACGATACCGAGACTCGGTTTAAGGAAGTCCAAAATGACTCCACGGCTGCGGTATCGGTCGCGAGGCTGGCTCCGCAGGATTATCATAGATTCCATTCTCCCGTGGAAGGTGTGGTGGGTGATATTAAGGATATTCATG CTGTAAATCCTCAAGCTATCAATGAAG ACCTCAACGTGTTCACTCTGAACAAACGGTCGGTAATGCTCATTCACGCCAATTTCGGTCCGGGTAGAGAAAGCGTTCCAATTGCATTCGTAGCTATAGGTG CCATGTTGGTCGGCTCAATAGGATGGTCCAAGAAACCAGGCGACAAAGTATTGAAAGGCGAAGAATTGGGTTGGTTCCAGTATGGAGGAAGTACGACTATAACTGTCTTCCCGTCGAAATCAGGCGTAGcgtttgatgatgatttggtgaagaattcggagaatgggatggagaCGTTGGTGAGGGTTGGAATGGAGATGGGTAAGGTGAAGCAGTGA
- a CDS encoding UPF0390 protein, translated as MAQGGSKNIKTKSQSGGSARKKAGKTKPGRRDVAPKDKHRIAERVQKKQLSSKINNNIEKQMVNAASAGKLSIMRNSGDLEAGAGKDQGKGKGKA; from the exons ATGGCTCAAGGAGGTTCCAAAAACATAAAAACCAAATCCCAATCAGGCGGATCAGCTCGAAAAAAAGCAGGAAAGACCAAACCTGGTAGAAGGGATGTTGCGCCAAAGGATAAACATAGGATCGCAGAGAGGGTtcagaagaag CAACTCTCTAGTAAGATCAATAATAACATTGAGAAACAGATGGTCAATGCTGCTTCTGCTGGTAAATTGTCCATAATGAGAAATTCAGGTGACTTGGAAGC TGGTGCAGGCAAAGACCaaggtaaagggaaaggcaagGCCTAG
- a CDS encoding adenine phosphoribosyltransferase: MSDVTYLKSLLGVHPDFPKKGVTFLDIFPILRDPVAFETLITHLLHHIITTNAERPDVIVGLDARGFLLGPIIAMRLGCAFVPVRKGGKLPGNVEVVKYAKEYGHDEFEMQSGAVKEGQKCIVIDDLIATGGSASAAGQLIAKSGGKTLEYVFIVGLPFLKGHEKLDAPSYWIVEAED; encoded by the exons ATGTCAGACGTAACCTACCTCAAGTCCCTCCTAGGTGTCCACCCAGATTTCCCCAAGAAG GGCGTAACATTCCTCGAcatcttccccatcctccgAGACCCAGTGGCATTCGAGACCCtaatcacccacctcctccaccacatcatcacTACCAACGCCGAGCGACCCGACGTAATTGTAGGTCTCGATGCCAGGGGTTTCCTCCTCGGTCCCATCATAGCTATGCGACTTGGGTGTGCGTTCGTACCCGTCCGAAAGGGGGGTAAGCTCCCTGGAAATGTCGAGGTGGTCAAGTATGCGAAGGAGTACGGACATGACGAGTTTGAGATGCAGAGTGGGGCTGTTAAGGAGGGACAGAAATGTATTGTCATTGA CGACCTCATCGCCACCGGCGGATCAGCCTCAGCCGCCGGTCAACTAATCGCCAAATCCGGTGGTAAAACCTTGGAATACGTCTTCATCGTTGGTCTCCCATTCTTGAAGGGTCATGAGAAATTGGATGCTCCCTCCTACTGGATCGTAGAGGCTGAGGATTAG